One window of the Oncorhynchus mykiss isolate Arlee chromosome 5, USDA_OmykA_1.1, whole genome shotgun sequence genome contains the following:
- the LOC110523833 gene encoding rabphilin-3A has translation MHRHRGGHGGGGPQEVELTDEEKEIINSVLARAETMEAMEQERIGRFATRLDSMKKTACGDGHSRCLLCGETFGQQGVNSVLCSHCKKHMCSKCGIQNNSRSSCPVWVCRICSEHKEMLKRSGAWFFKGQPQKVLPAPLPISRPRGTGRESPRTLNPTHHQPSTQPYARTQTQPIYQPDAGAQDCTEQQEQQGNCCSNTENQEPTDEPPYSSSEQQDPEGYSSAQTLGGVAVQEEMVKNQSKLGSRPPTARGRENTPAPADSVAPQAPAPEESRHPHQREDRAPTPVGEEKPTPAPKPTLAARPAPAPVEDDDNEYDSDESTTLGLLEFTLHYEQESNALHCNIVKAKGLKPMDSNGLADPYVKLHLLPGASKSNKLRTKTLKGTLNPVWNETLVYHGITDDDMQRKTLRLSVSDMDKFGHNEFIGETRVALKKLKANQKKNYSVCLERVVQVKKAGTGGSARGMALYEEEVKEDAEERGRILVSLTYSTQQGRLIVGVVRCAHLAAMDSNGYSDPFVKIFLKPDMGKKAKNKTQIKKKTLNPEFNEEFSYEIKHGELAKKSLDISVWDYDMGTSNDFIGGCQLGITAKGECLKHWYECLKNKDKKIERWHVLLDDNTVKDTDD, from the exons ATGCACCGGCACAGAGGAGGCCATGGAGGAGGAGGTCCTcaggaagtggagctaacagacgAAGAGAAGGAGATCATCAACAGTGTTCTGGCTCGGGCTGAGACCATGGAGGCCATGGAGCAGGAGAGGatagg GCGTTTTGCCACTAGGTTGGACAGTATGAAGAAGACAGCATGTGGAGATGGTCACTCTCGctgtctgctgtgtggagagaCGTTTGGCCAGCAGGGAGTCAACTCCGTACTCTGTTCCCACTGCAAGAAG CATATGTGCAGTAAGTGTGGGATTCAGAACAACAGCCGCTCGTCATGTCCTGTGTGGGTCTGTAGGATCTGCAGCGAGCacaaagag atgttgaaGCGTTCTGGAGCGTGGTTCTTTAAGGGCCAACCCCAGAaggtcctccctgctcccctgccCATCTCCAGGCCCAgagggacaggtagagagagccCCCGTACCCTGAACCCCACCCATCACCAGCCCAGTACCCAGCCCTATGCCCGTACCCAGACCCAGCCCATCTACCAGCCAGACGCTGGTGCCCAGGACTGCAcagagcagcaggagcagcagggtAACTGCTGCTCCAACACAGAGAACCAAG AGCCCACCGATGAGCCCCCGTACTCCAGCTCAGAGCAACAGGACCCAGAGGGGTATAGCTCTGCTCAGACACTAGGGGGCGTTGCTGTGCAGGAAGAGATGGTGAAGAACCAGTCTAAGTTAGGCTCCAGACCTCCCAcagccagggggagagagaacacgCCAGCTCCAGCTGACTCAGTCGCACCACAGG CCCCTGCGCCCGAGGAGAGCAGACACCCTCACCAGAGGGAGGATAGAGCCCCAACTCCAGTCGGGGAGGAGAAACCCACTCCTGCCCCCAAACCCACCCTGGCAGCACGCCCAGCCCCCGCTCCTGTCGAGGACGATGACAACGAATATGACTCTGATGAATCCA CCACCCTGGGGTTACTGGAGTTCACTCTGCATTATGAACAGGAGAGCAACGCGCTGCACTGCAATATAGTCAAAGCCAAG ggcctaAAGCCGATGGACTCTAATGGCCTAGCAGACCCTTACGTCAAGCTGCACCTCTTACCTGGAGCCAGTAAG TCTAACAAGCTGCGTACTAAGACACTGAAGGGCACTCTGAACCCAGTGTGGAATGAGACTCTGGTGTACCACGGTATCACTGACGACGACATGCAGCGCAAAACGCTACG GCTGTCAGTGAGTGATATGGACAAGTTTGGGCACAATGAGTTCATCGGAGAGACGCGTGTTGCTCTGAAGAAACTCAAAGCCAACCAGAAGAAGAACTACAGTGTGTGTCTGGAGAGGGTGGTCCAG GTGAAGAAGGCAGGAACAGGAGGCTCAGCCCGGGGCATGGCACTCTACGAGGAGGAG gtAAAGGAGGATGCAGAGGAGAGGGGTCGTATCCTGGTCTCTCTAACCTACAGTACCCAGCAGGGTCGTCTGATAGTGGGAGTGGTGCGATGTGCTCACCTGGCAGCTATGGACTCTAATGGATACTCAGACCCCTTCGTCAAGAT CTTCCTGAAACCAGACATGGGGAAGAAAGCCAAGAACAAGACTCAGATAAAAAAGAAGACGCTGAACCCAGAGTTCAACGAG GAGTTCAGCTATGAGATCAAACATGGTGAGCTGGCCAAGAAGAGCCTGGACATCTCAGTCTGGGACTATGACATGGGAACATCCAATGATTTCATTG GAGGGTGCCAGCTGGGCATCACAGCCAAGGGGGAATGTCTGAAGCACTGGTACGAATGTCTGAAGAACAAAGACAAGAAGATTGAGCGCTGGCACGTCCTCCTAGATGACAACACCGTTAAAGACACGGACGACTAA